A window of Chlorobium phaeobacteroides DSM 266 genomic DNA:
TCCTGCCGGGAAAAGCCTTGGCGGAGCAGGTCGATGATTTGCTGGCGATCCTATTCCGACAGCTCATCCCGATCCCTGAACCCCATCAGGTAGAGGATGGCGTCGAGGCCGAGAGTCGAGATCGCCTGTTTCGCCCGTTCGCGCACGATGGGCTTTGCCCTGAAAGCGATGCCGAGTCCCGCCTTGCCGAGCATCGGCAGGTCGTTTGCTCCGTCACCCACTGCAACGGTCTGTTCAAGGCTGATGTTCTCCTTTTCGGCAAGCAGTTCGAGCAGTTCGGCCTTTCTCGCTCCGTCCACAACCCTGCCGAGCACCCTTCCCGTCAGGCAGCCGTTCTCGATTTCAAGGGTGTTCGCGTAGACATAGTCGATCGAGAGCTTTTTCTGCAGATAGTGGCCGAAATAGGTGAACCCTCCGGAAAGAATCGCGGTTTTGTAGCCGAGTCGCTTCAGGTTGCCGAAGAGCCGTTCTGCACCCTCGGTGAGCTGCAACCGTGCGGCGATGCTCTCCATCACATGTTCGTCAAGCCCCTTGAGCTGCGCCACCCGCCGCTGCAGGCTTTCGTTGAAATCCAGTTCCCCCCGCATGGCCTGTTCGGTAATTGCCGATACCTCTTCGCCGACCCCCGCTTCAAGGGCAAGTTCGTCGATCACTTCCGAGGTGATGAGGGTCGAATCCATATCGAACACCACCATGCGCCGGTTCCGCCGGAAAATATTGTCCTCCTGGAAGGCGATGTCGATGCCGAGGCTGTCGGTAATGGCCAGAAGCTGTTCGCGAAAAAGGTTTTCGTCAGAGAGGGTTCCCCTCAGCGAGAACTCCACGCAGGCGCGGGTGTGGTTGTCGCCGTTATCGAGCGGGATTCGGCCTGAAAGGCGGCTGATGGTGTCGATATTGAGATCATGTTCGGCAACGATCGACGATACCCGCTTAAGCTGTTCCGCTGAAATTTTTCTCGACAGCAGCGAGAGCAGGTATCGGGGCTTGCCCTGTTCGCCCACCCACCGGTCGTACTCCTCGTCGGCTACCGGCGTAAAGGAAATCTGTATGCCGAGCGTATGGGCGCAGAAGAGCAGATCTTTGAGAACGGGCGACGAAGCCGACTCCTTGGGCACCTCAACCAGCATGCCGAGGCTGAGATGGTTATGGATCACCGCCTGCCCGATATCGAGCACCGGTACCCTCGCATCAGCAAGAATCGCCGTTATTTTCGACGTCAGACCCGGTTTGTCCAGGCCGGTAAGATTGATAAGGAGAAGCTCGCTCATATCAGTGAGGTTAACGGTTAGCTCTACGCAACAGGCGGTATCGACAAGGCATTTCGCAGTACTCTCATGGAACCGTTTATTGCGGTCATCTCCCATGACAATTCCGCTCGACTGTTGAACAACAACATCGCATTGCAAAACATCAAGATAGTGTTGTTTCAGGAACCTTCAAAAACGGGAGCAGGGAAGATAACCGAACGGCAGGCATCGGGCGCGGGCAGAATGAGTGTGCCTTATAGCGTAACTGCTGATGGCGCGACATTATTTTGCTATACTTTCAGGGCACCTCTAAAAAGTGTGATGAGCGATCAAAGTGCAAGGCGGACGGAGCCCCGATAGATCGGGATAAACTACGAAACCGGAGTCCCGAAAGCTTTCGGGATGAGGATTTCGATCCCGACTTGTCGGGACAACGCAGCAATTTGGGCGCGAAATAACTTTATAGAGGTGCCCTTCAGTAAGCGGTTATTGCGATGTGTGTAAGCATGCCGGTCGCAGGATGCCCCCATTAACATACGAGCCAAACCTTTTCCCCTCCTGCATCACTCTCAGAGTTACTATCTTTTTTGCCGCCTGCACCTGCTTGTTTTTTTCGGCTATTTTTACACTCAATAATAAAATCAGCCGAATCATGCCCTACAAAACAAGAACACTTGAGCGCTTTTTCCTGCAAGCGAGTCAACAACTCCCCGTCATGCTGCTGACCGGACCTCGCCAAACCGGAAAAACAACGTTCCTGAGACACCTTGCAGGAGAAAATCGCTCGTATGTCACGCTTGACGTCCCGATGCTCCGGGCACTCGCAAGGGAAGAGCCCGCACTGTTCCTGTAACGCTTTACCTCACCGGTTCTCATCGACGACATCCAGTATGCTCCCCAGCTTCTGCCCTGCATCAAAATGGCGGTGGACAACGAACCGCAAGCCGGGAAATTCTGGCTCACCGGCTCCCAGCAGTTCCATTTGATGAAAGGGGTCACTGAATCGCTTGCCGGTCGTGTCGGGGTGGTCAACCTGCTTGGATTCTCGCAGAGA
This region includes:
- the serB gene encoding phosphoserine phosphatase SerB, with amino-acid sequence MSELLLINLTGLDKPGLTSKITAILADARVPVLDIGQAVIHNHLSLGMLVEVPKESASSPVLKDLLFCAHTLGIQISFTPVADEEYDRWVGEQGKPRYLLSLLSRKISAEQLKRVSSIVAEHDLNIDTISRLSGRIPLDNGDNHTRACVEFSLRGTLSDENLFREQLLAITDSLGIDIAFQEDNIFRRNRRMVVFDMDSTLITSEVIDELALEAGVGEEVSAITEQAMRGELDFNESLQRRVAQLKGLDEHVMESIAARLQLTEGAERLFGNLKRLGYKTAILSGGFTYFGHYLQKKLSIDYVYANTLEIENGCLTGRVLGRVVDGARKAELLELLAEKENISLEQTVAVGDGANDLPMLGKAGLGIAFRAKPIVRERAKQAISTLGLDAILYLMGFRDRDELSE